The following are encoded together in the Dickeya lacustris genome:
- the rsxD gene encoding electron transport complex subunit RsxD has protein sequence MAFRIAPSPFTHNRQSTQTIMRWVLFACVPGIAAQAWFFGYGNLIQIVLAGMTALIAESVTLSLRKRPVLETLQDNSALLTAVLLAVSLPPLTPWWMVVLGTLFAIIVAKQVYGGLGQNPFNPAMIGYVVLLISFPVQMTSWLPAGALQAASPDFNDALMAIFTGHGSTGQDVHHLLQGIDGMSQATPLDAFKTGLRSGQSVETVLSQPVFAGVFGGVGWQWVNAGFLAGGVLMLLVRVIHWHIPVCFLLTLALCSQAGVFFHPEISAPPLLHLFSGATMLGAFFIATDPVTASTTPKGRMLFGALIGALVWLIRTYGGYPDGVAFAVLLANITVPLIDYFTKPRAYGHA, from the coding sequence ATGGCTTTTAGAATCGCACCTTCACCGTTTACCCATAACCGCCAGTCAACTCAGACTATTATGCGGTGGGTATTGTTTGCCTGTGTGCCGGGAATCGCCGCGCAGGCCTGGTTTTTTGGTTATGGCAACCTGATTCAGATTGTGCTGGCCGGTATGACTGCACTTATCGCCGAGTCCGTGACGTTGTCACTCAGAAAGCGGCCGGTGCTGGAAACCTTGCAAGACAACTCAGCGCTGCTGACTGCGGTACTCCTGGCGGTAAGCCTGCCGCCGCTCACGCCGTGGTGGATGGTGGTGCTCGGCACGCTGTTTGCGATTATCGTCGCCAAGCAGGTCTATGGCGGTCTGGGCCAGAACCCCTTTAACCCGGCGATGATAGGTTACGTGGTACTGCTTATCTCATTTCCAGTCCAGATGACAAGCTGGCTGCCCGCAGGCGCACTGCAAGCCGCTTCGCCTGATTTTAACGATGCGTTAATGGCGATTTTTACCGGCCATGGCAGCACCGGGCAGGATGTGCATCACCTGCTACAAGGGATTGATGGTATGAGTCAGGCTACCCCGCTGGATGCCTTTAAAACCGGATTACGCAGTGGCCAGTCGGTTGAAACGGTGTTGTCTCAACCCGTATTCGCTGGCGTGTTTGGCGGTGTCGGCTGGCAATGGGTGAATGCGGGGTTTTTGGCCGGCGGCGTGTTGATGTTGCTGGTACGGGTAATTCACTGGCACATTCCGGTGTGTTTCCTGTTGACGCTGGCGCTCTGCTCACAAGCAGGGGTGTTTTTCCACCCTGAAATCAGCGCACCGCCGCTGTTGCATCTGTTCTCCGGCGCGACAATGCTCGGTGCCTTTTTTATTGCGACCGACCCGGTTACGGCCTCAACCACACCGAAGGGACGCATGCTGTTCGGCGCGCTGATAGGCGCGCTGGTGTGGCTTATTCGCACCTATGGCGGTTATCCTGATGGTGTCGCGTTCGCCGTTTTATTGGCGAATATCACCGTACCGTTGATTGACTACTTCACCAAACCACGCGCTTATGGGCATGCCTGA
- the rsxG gene encoding electron transport complex subunit RsxG: MLTTMRRHATTLAIFAAVTTGLTALVNVMTERTISQQVEAQQRALLAQVLPADRYTHDLLAECYQITDSALGSAVAHRVYIARRDGEPVAAALESTAPDGYSGAIQLLIGADFQGNVLGVRVTEHHETPGLGDKIDIRISEWVRHFSGKTVQGVNDSRWAVKKDGGQFDQFTGATITPRAVVNAVKRGTLWLQTLPPQLSQLRPCGEKP, translated from the coding sequence CTGCTGACTACCATGCGCCGACACGCAACGACACTGGCGATATTCGCCGCCGTCACCACTGGCCTGACCGCGCTGGTGAATGTGATGACCGAACGCACCATTTCACAACAGGTCGAGGCCCAACAGCGCGCGTTGCTGGCACAAGTGCTGCCAGCCGATCGGTATACCCATGATTTACTCGCCGAATGCTACCAGATAACCGATAGCGCATTGGGATCGGCCGTTGCGCATCGGGTTTATATCGCGCGTCGAGACGGCGAACCGGTTGCCGCCGCACTGGAAAGCACCGCGCCAGACGGTTACTCCGGCGCAATTCAGTTACTGATTGGCGCCGATTTTCAGGGCAACGTGCTGGGCGTTCGAGTGACAGAACACCATGAAACGCCGGGGTTGGGCGATAAAATCGACATACGGATTTCCGAATGGGTACGCCATTTTAGCGGTAAGACTGTACAAGGTGTTAATGACAGCCGCTGGGCGGTGAAAAAAGATGGCGGCCAGTTCGATCAGTTTACCGGTGCCACCATCACCCCCCGGGCCGTGGTGAATGCGGTAAAACGCGGAACACTCTGGTTACAAACATTGCCGCCACAGTTATCTCAACTGCGGCCTTGTGGAGAGAAACCATGA